From Bacteroidales bacterium, one genomic window encodes:
- a CDS encoding LytTR family DNA-binding domain-containing protein — MTQIKCAVVDDEPLAVELLKSYIKKTDFLKLSGAFTNAIDALAEIKKGNIDLIFLDVQMPELNGLELSKIIREQNNDPQKLTLPLIIFTTAFEQYAVRGYKVNAVGYLLKPISYKEFLDAAEKAHKIINTLLAPAAAAQEQAEFLFVKSEYKVIKINLADIVYIEGLKDYIKIYTKQEKYPILTLMGMKEVDEKLPNLKFMRVHRSFIVGLNYIQSFEKGRIVLKKTDVGDGITIHIGESYKDTVQQLIKK; from the coding sequence ATGACGCAGATAAAGTGTGCAGTTGTAGATGATGAGCCTCTTGCAGTCGAACTGCTTAAGAGCTACATTAAAAAGACAGATTTCTTAAAACTGTCGGGAGCTTTTACAAATGCTATTGATGCGCTGGCAGAGATAAAAAAAGGCAACATTGACCTGATTTTTCTGGATGTTCAAATGCCTGAGCTTAACGGCCTGGAACTCAGCAAAATAATTAGAGAGCAAAACAATGATCCGCAAAAGCTGACCTTGCCCCTGATTATTTTTACTACTGCCTTTGAGCAATATGCGGTAAGGGGATATAAAGTAAATGCCGTTGGCTATTTGCTAAAACCTATCTCATACAAAGAATTTCTGGATGCGGCTGAAAAGGCGCACAAAATTATCAATACGCTTTTGGCCCCTGCTGCAGCGGCGCAAGAACAGGCTGAGTTTCTGTTTGTTAAGAGCGAATACAAAGTAATCAAAATCAACCTTGCAGACATTGTTTACATAGAGGGGTTAAAAGATTATATCAAGATTTATACAAAACAGGAGAAGTACCCTATCCTGACTCTGATGGGAATGAAGGAGGTTGACGAGAAGCTGCCTAACCTTAAGTTCATGCGAGTTCACCGCTCATTTATAGTGGGGCTTAATTATATTCAATCCTTTGAAAAAGGGAGGATAGTTCTTAAGAAGACAGATGTTGGAGATGGTATAACTATCCATATAGGAGAGAGTTACAAAGACACCGTACAGCAGCTTATAAAAAAATAA
- a CDS encoding DUF1295 domain-containing protein, with product MSITALIVFIALFFVTAGYGKFTTEKWGATLNNKAGWVLMESPVFFTMLILWVCSPRRFMIAPLIMFLLFETHYFHRSFIFPALLKGKSRMPVSIISMGVTFNLLNAIMQGGWLFYFSAPDRYPSSWLCSPQFIAGTIIFIFGMFINMQSDKIIRNLRKPGDTAHYLPHGGIYNYVTSANYFGEILEWTGFAILTWSAAGAVFAWWTFANLVPRSAEIYKKYCTDFPGQVEEKKLKRIFPFIW from the coding sequence ATGAGCATAACAGCGCTTATAGTCTTTATAGCGCTGTTTTTTGTTACGGCCGGATACGGGAAATTTACAACTGAAAAATGGGGCGCAACTCTCAACAACAAAGCAGGTTGGGTGTTAATGGAATCTCCCGTTTTTTTTACAATGCTGATTCTGTGGGTTTGCTCTCCGCGCCGCTTTATGATTGCACCTCTGATAATGTTCCTTTTATTTGAGACTCACTACTTTCACCGCTCTTTCATATTTCCAGCGCTTCTAAAGGGCAAGAGCAGAATGCCGGTCTCAATCATATCAATGGGGGTAACTTTCAATCTTTTAAATGCAATAATGCAAGGTGGCTGGCTCTTCTATTTTTCAGCTCCCGACAGATATCCTTCCTCATGGCTTTGCTCCCCGCAGTTCATTGCAGGAACAATTATATTTATATTTGGAATGTTCATTAACATGCAGTCAGACAAAATAATACGTAATTTGCGCAAGCCTGGTGATACAGCCCATTATCTTCCTCACGGAGGCATTTACAATTACGTAACCAGCGCAAATTATTTTGGAGAAATATTGGAGTGGACCGGCTTTGCAATTTTGACATGGAGCGCAGCGGGTGCGGTATTTGCATGGTGGACATTTGCCAATCTTGTCCCCCGCTCCGCAGAGATTTATAAAAAATACTGCACTGATTTTCCGGGACAGGTAGAGGAGAAAAAATTAAAAAGGATTTTCCCGTTTATTTGGTAA
- a CDS encoding sensor histidine kinase → MINSDKPAITPEHKKRKWISILIQVLAWLIVFAFPLLFVERNSTIAFSWKEYLKHSSIPVSFVIAFYVNTLWLIPKVLFRKKTISFILLNVVLVAIISFGIAKWNKKYLRGPQQKNPNTEIVANQGVQAPDGRPEFSPQPPMDYQQGQRVMRGTQGQPGRRHQRRPEKMFWIRDVMSLLFIIGLACTIKLTERYDKTEKSLQEAEEEKAKAELDNLKNQLNPHFLLNTLNNIYALISIDQDKAQEAVHQLSKLLRHVLYENQEQFVPIQSEIEFLKNYIELMKIRLSSNCKVVFNADIQSNSNLKIAPLLLISLVENSFKHGVSPTEDSYIFINITEIVSEKKHKLSCLIENSYYPKDENDKSGSGVGLKQVQTRLDLLYKGHYTWDRGVVDVEGKGKMYRSVLELDKF, encoded by the coding sequence ATGATAAATTCTGACAAACCGGCAATAACTCCGGAACATAAAAAAAGAAAATGGATATCTATTCTTATCCAGGTACTTGCATGGCTTATAGTATTTGCCTTTCCATTGCTCTTTGTGGAGAGGAATTCAACTATAGCTTTTAGCTGGAAAGAATATCTTAAGCACTCAAGCATACCGGTATCCTTTGTTATAGCATTTTATGTTAACACTCTTTGGCTCATTCCAAAAGTTCTGTTCAGAAAAAAAACAATTTCTTTTATTCTGCTGAACGTTGTACTGGTTGCCATTATAAGTTTTGGAATTGCAAAGTGGAACAAAAAATACCTAAGAGGTCCGCAGCAGAAAAACCCTAATACAGAGATAGTTGCAAATCAAGGAGTACAAGCTCCCGATGGAAGGCCTGAATTCAGTCCGCAGCCCCCTATGGATTACCAACAAGGTCAGCGAGTCATGCGGGGCACTCAGGGACAGCCGGGCAGAAGGCATCAAAGAAGGCCGGAAAAAATGTTCTGGATTAGAGACGTAATGTCCCTGCTTTTTATCATTGGACTTGCATGTACAATTAAACTTACGGAGAGATATGACAAAACTGAAAAATCTTTGCAGGAAGCAGAAGAAGAGAAAGCAAAGGCGGAGCTGGATAATCTTAAAAATCAGCTCAATCCGCATTTCCTTCTAAACACGCTGAACAACATTTATGCACTTATTTCCATAGACCAGGATAAGGCACAGGAAGCGGTTCATCAGCTTAGCAAATTGCTGCGCCATGTCCTGTATGAGAATCAAGAGCAATTTGTACCCATACAGAGTGAAATTGAATTTTTAAAGAATTACATAGAATTGATGAAGATAAGATTGTCAAGCAATTGCAAAGTTGTTTTCAATGCGGACATTCAATCTAACAGCAATTTGAAAATTGCGCCGCTTCTGCTAATTTCTCTTGTAGAGAATTCTTTTAAACATGGAGTTTCCCCAACAGAAGATAGTTACATATTCATCAATATTACAGAGATAGTTTCTGAAAAGAAACACAAATTGTCATGTCTTATAGAAAATTCATACTATCCTAAAGATGAGAATGATAAGAGCGGTTCCGGAGTAGGTTTAAAACAAGTGCAGACAAGACTGGACTTGCTTTACAAAGGGCATTATACATGGGACAGAGGAGTTGTTGACGTTGAGGGAAAGGGTAAGATGTACCGTTCCGTTCTTGAGCTGGACAAATTTTAG